A region from the Triticum urartu cultivar G1812 chromosome 1, Tu2.1, whole genome shotgun sequence genome encodes:
- the LOC125507189 gene encoding putative pentatricopeptide repeat-containing protein At1g13630, translated as MRFRPPIPLRLLLPQLWRRPSPPLAYIPRPISSYPSAAAVAAATDSEEDAVVARDPRLAPHFVGRPGGSPRFGESKAESGRKASIAARFKLCYELLRQRRWREMRGGLAQVVSEQGSGSAAILCDILWSEFREYDSSGVVWDALANSYARTKMVHDALYVLSKMNSLNMQISVSTYDSLLYGLRKTDMALELFDEMEAYGISHSEYSHSILIDGLCKQNKVGEALSFLQEAREGGTFRPLGMSFNTLMSALCNWGFIQPAKSFLCLMLKYGLKPNRYTYSTLIHGLCKVGCLDEAVDLLERVTKEGMKLETVTYNSLINGYRLLGLTREIPKIIQFMRYQGIEPDLVTYTILIAGHCEGGDVEEGMKIRKDILDKGLQLNIVTYSVLLNALFKKGLVYEVENLLGEIYSIGLDMDVIAYSILIHGYCKLGEIERALEVCDVMCCSQKVVPTSLNHLSILLGLCKKGLLVEARWYLENVASRYQPGDVILYNVVIDGYAKVGDIGNAVCLYDQIVVAGMNPTIITCNSLLYGYCKFGDLHAAESYFRAIEISNLLPTAVTYTTFMDALSEAGKVDTMLSFFYEMVGKGIKPNAVTYSVVIKGLCKQLRFRDAIHFLDNMDGADPITYNTLIQGFCEAQDIQMAFCIHDRMLCCGLVPTPVTYNLLINVLCLKGKVIQAEMLLESLREKGIELRKFAYTTVIKAQCAKGMPYDAISLVGKLIDDGFEASIEDFSAAINRLCKRKFPKEAIMFIPIMLSVGVFPDIRVYFVLVRALRKSNMLCYIPILHALSVKTGI; from the exons ATGCGCTTCCGACCGCCCATTCCCCTCCGCCTCCTCCTGCCTCAACTCTGGCGCCGCCCTTCGCCTCCTCTCGCATATATCCCTAGGCCCATATCCTCATATCCCTCCGCGGCAGCCGTGGCGGCGGCAACGGATTCCGAGGAGGACGCCGTGGTTGCTAGGGATCCACGGCTAGCGCCTCATTTTGTGGGCAGGCCAGGAGGGTCGCCTAGGTTTGGGGAGAGCAAGGCGGAGTCCGGTAGAAAGGCCTCGATTGCCGCGCGGTTCAAGCTCTGCTATGAACTGCTGCGGCAGAGGAGGTGGCGGGAGATGCGGGGCGGCTTGGCGCAGGTGGTCAGCGAACAAG GATCCGGGTCTGCAGCCATTCTCTGTGATATCTTGTGGAGTGAGTTCAGAGAGTATGATTCCAGCGGTGTTGTATGGGATGCTCTAGCAAATAGTTATGCAAGAACTAAGATGGTTCATGATGCTCTTTACGTTCTCAGTAAAATGAACAGCCTGAATATGCAAATATCAGTTTCCACCTATGATAGTTTATTGTATGGTCTACGGAAGACAGACATGGCATTGGAGCTTTTTGATGAAATGGAGGCATATGGTATCTCTCACAGCGAATATTCACATAGCATTCTCATCGATGGCCTCTGCAAGCAAAATAAAGTTGGAGAGGCTTTATCTTTCCTTCAAGAGGCAAGGGAAGGGGGGACGTTTAGACCATTGGGAATGTCCTTTAACACTCTGATGTCTGCATTGTGTAACTGGGGATTTATTCAGCCTGCAAAATCATTTTTATGTCTGATGCTGAAGTATGGATTAAAGCCTAACAGGTATACCTATTCTACTCTTATACATGGTCTGTGTAAAGTAGGTTGCCTAGATGAAGCAGTGGATCTTCTTGAGAGAGTGACAAAAGAAGGAATGAAACTCGAGACTGTCACCTACAACAGCCTTATTAATGGTTATCGATTGCTTGGTTTGACAAGAGAAATTCCGAAAATAATTCAGTTTATGAGATACCAAGGGATTGAACCTGATCTTGTTACTTATACCATACTTATTGCTGGTCATTGTGAAGGTGGTGATGTTGAAGAAGGGATGAAGATAAGAAAGGACATCCTAGACAAAGGGCTGCAGTTGAATATTGTCACATACAGTGTCCTTCTCAATGCTCTCTTCAAAAAGGGTTTGGTCTATGAGGTGGAGAACTTACTTGGTGAGATATATAGTATTGGTCTAGATATGGATGTCATTGCATATTCCATCCTCATCCACGGCTACTGCAAGCTAGGCGAAATTGAAAGGGCACTAGAAGTTTGTGATGTTATGTGCTGTTCTCAGAAGGTAGTGCCAACCTCACTGAACCATTTATCAATTCTTCTTGGACTTTGCAAGAAAGGACTTCTAGTTGAAGCAAGATGGTATTTGGAAAATGTAGCTAGCAGATATCAGCCAGGTGATGTAATACTTTATAATGTAGTTATCGATGGTTATGCAAAGGTTGGCGATATTGGTAATGCTGTCTGTCTGTATGATCAGATTGTTGTGGCTGGTATGAATCCAACCATTATCACATGTAATTCTCTTCTGTATGGCTATTGCAAATTTGGGGATTTACACGCTGCAGAGAGCTATTTCAGGGCTATTGAGATAAGTAATCTGCTGCCAACAGCAGTAACATACACGACCTTTATGGATGCACTCTCTGAAGCTGGAAAAGTTGACACTATGCTCAGTTTTTTTTATGAAATGGTGGGAAAAGGGATCAAGCCAAATGCTGTAACTTACAGTGTTGTTATTAAAGGACTATGTAAGCAGCTCAGATTCCGTGATGCTATCCATTTTCTGGACAATATGGATGGAGCCGACCCAATAACTTACAATACGCTTATACAAGGGTTTTGCGAAGCACAGGACATCCAGATGGCTTTCTGCATACATGACCGTATGTTATGCTGTGGTCTAGTGCCCACACCTGTTACTTATAACTTGCTTATCAATGTGCTGTGCTTGAAGGGGAAAGTTATTCAAGCAGAAATGCTATTGGAATCCCTCAGAGAAAAGGGCATTGAATTGAGAAAATTTGCATACACAACAGTAATCAAAGCTCAGTGTGCAAAAGGAATGCCTTACGATGCCATTTCATTAGTTGGTAAGCTTATTGATGATGGTTTTGAAGCTTCTATTGAAGACTTCAGTGCTGCAATCAATCGACTTTGCAAAAGGAAATTTCCTAAAGAAGCCATCATGTTCATTCCGATTATGTTATCTGTTGGTGTTTTCCCGGACATTCGAGTTTATTTTGTGCTTGTTAGAGCTCTGCGAAAAAGTAACATGCTTTGCTATATACCCATATTGCACGCACTTTCTGTCAAAACTGGTATATAG